From Scomber scombrus chromosome 9, fScoSco1.1, whole genome shotgun sequence, one genomic window encodes:
- the mgat4b gene encoding alpha-1,3-mannosyl-glycoprotein 4-beta-N-acetylglucosaminyltransferase B yields MFKSLDLSLIVEFMLMFYKDKPIDWLLDHIMWVKVCNPEKDAKHCDRQKANLRIRFKPSLFQHVGTHSSLAGKIQKLKDKDFGKQTLHKGHANPLAEVTTSLKTYQHFTLEKAYLGEDFFWAFTPVAGDFIRIRFFTPVRIERYFFRSGNIEHPGDKLFNTSVEVLPFDNIQAEKEALTEGREKTPKYHRTEDGFIRIDF; encoded by the exons ATGTTTAAATCTCTGGACCTGTCGCTCATCGTAGAGTTCATGTTGATGTTCTATAAAGACAAACCCATCGACTGGCTGCTGGATCACATCATGTGGGTCAAAGTCTGCAATCCAGAGAAAGACGCG AAACACTGCGACAGACAGAAAGCAAATCTGAGGATTCGCTTCAAACCGTCTCTGTTCCAGCACGTTGGGACGCACTCGTCTCTGGctggaaaaatacagaaactcAAG GATAAAGACTTTGGGAAACAAACCCTCCATAAGGGTCACGCCAACCCGCTGGCCGAGGTGACGACCAGCCTGAAGACCTACCAGCACTTCACCCTGGAGAAGGCTTACCTGGGAGAGGACTTCTTCTGGGCCTTCACACCTGTAGCGGGAGACTTTATACGGATACGATTCTTCACTCCTGTTCGCATCGAGAG ATATTTCTTTCGGAGCGGGAACATCGAGCATCCAGGAGACAAACTGTTCAACACATCAGTGGAGGTTCTGCCGTTCGAT AACATCCAGGCAGAGAAAGAAGCTTtgacagaaggaagagagaaaacaccAAAGTATCATCGCACAGAGGACGGATTCATCAGGATAG ACttttaa